In Candidatus Omnitrophota bacterium, the following are encoded in one genomic region:
- a CDS encoding HD domain-containing phosphohydrolase, with the protein MEERTARPNIGYHQGSHENLRLQISKISGVVDTGERFSEAVSVNHLLSLIIKETLDLTGTNVCIIWLKDNSGNLIPRMSFGLKTPAIRSFKLKTASELARCIMSREGATYIRDLKNRVDASTRRLIVREGLLSLVAAPLVACGERIGVLMVSARERRRFEDVDLKVFEAVARQSTLAIMDIGLYERMDRKVKEKIKEMSMLFTMSRSISSSIDVELLLEIILEKVKTLMNARFCTLRLLGETRKRMRLTASAGLSKDELKRMAGADNNISRTAMSGSSPVVVPASACGDGKRLAELKRKRVGTVVAVPLLSHRRKIGVLSVYIMQEKIFAREDMEMFEMVGSLCSMAIENSRMIERVKRDYLNTIKTLARIIDENDSYTRGHCEKVMRYSILISKRLGLPERVIQDIKTASLLHDIGKIGIDLGIIQKKGKLEGDDWKKVRLHPEIGARIVSQVGFLQEVVPIIQHHHERFGGGGYPDARLMSGNIPLGARVIAVADAFDAMTSDRPYREAMSKEAAREELKRCAGSQFDPNIVDAFLKTRVFCN; encoded by the coding sequence ATGGAAGAGAGAACGGCGCGACCAAATATCGGCTATCACCAGGGATCTCATGAAAATCTTCGGTTACAGATCTCGAAGATATCGGGGGTGGTCGATACGGGGGAGCGGTTCTCCGAGGCCGTCAGCGTAAACCATCTCCTTTCCCTCATCATAAAAGAGACGCTCGATCTCACCGGGACAAATGTCTGTATCATCTGGCTCAAGGACAATTCAGGCAACCTCATACCGCGGATGAGTTTCGGGCTGAAGACGCCCGCCATCCGGTCCTTCAAGTTAAAGACAGCATCGGAACTGGCCCGGTGCATCATGTCCAGAGAGGGCGCCACATATATACGCGACCTTAAGAACAGGGTTGACGCTTCAACGCGCCGGCTTATCGTAAGAGAAGGGCTATTGTCGCTCGTCGCCGCTCCGCTTGTGGCATGCGGTGAGCGGATAGGCGTACTGATGGTATCCGCCAGGGAGCGGCGCAGGTTTGAGGATGTAGACCTGAAGGTATTTGAGGCCGTCGCCAGGCAGTCGACGCTCGCCATAATGGATATAGGGCTTTATGAACGGATGGACAGGAAGGTGAAAGAGAAGATAAAAGAGATGTCTATGCTCTTCACCATGTCCAGGTCCATCTCCTCTTCCATAGATGTGGAACTGCTCCTCGAGATCATACTCGAAAAGGTGAAGACGCTTATGAACGCCAGGTTCTGTACGCTGCGGCTCCTGGGCGAGACGAGAAAGAGGATGCGGCTTACGGCGTCAGCGGGGCTCTCAAAAGATGAACTTAAAAGGATGGCCGGGGCCGATAATAATATATCGAGGACCGCAATGTCGGGCAGTTCCCCGGTAGTAGTCCCCGCCTCCGCCTGCGGAGACGGCAAACGCCTCGCCGAACTTAAGCGGAAGAGGGTAGGCACGGTCGTGGCGGTGCCTCTGCTCAGCCACAGGCGGAAGATCGGAGTCCTCTCCGTATATATAATGCAGGAGAAGATATTCGCCAGGGAGGATATGGAGATGTTCGAGATGGTGGGGAGCTTATGTTCCATGGCCATCGAGAACTCAAGGATGATCGAGCGCGTCAAGCGGGATTACCTCAATACCATAAAGACGCTCGCCAGGATAATAGATGAGAACGATTCATATACGCGCGGCCACTGCGAGAAGGTCATGCGGTACTCCATACTCATAAGCAAACGTCTCGGCCTGCCGGAACGCGTTATACAGGACATAAAGACGGCAAGTTTACTTCACGATATAGGCAAGATAGGGATAGACCTCGGTATCATACAGAAGAAGGGGAAGCTTGAAGGCGACGACTGGAAGAAGGTCAGACTGCACCCGGAAATAGGCGCAAGGATAGTGAGCCAGGTAGGTTTCCTGCAGGAGGTGGTGCCTATCATACAGCACCACCATGAACGTTTTGGGGGAGGCGGTTATCCTGATGCCCGGTTGATGAGCGGCAATATCCCCCTGGGCGCCCGTGTGATAGCGGTGGCTGACGCCTTCGATGCCATGACGAGCGACAGGCCTTACAGGGAGGCGATGTCGAAGGAGGCGGCCCGGGAAGAGTTGAAGAGATGTGCCGGCTCCCAGTTCGACCCGAATATAGTCGATGCCTTCCTGAAGACACGGGTCTTTTGCAACTAA